From the genome of Trichocoleus desertorum ATA4-8-CV12:
AGGCTGCAACTGCATTGTCCAGAACTCAATTTCTTGTTTGCCACCTGCTGTTTGGTTATTGCCATTAGAGGAGGGGCCTGTGCCACAACTCACCACCCAGCTCAAAAGCAAGCCTAGTAAGGCAAAAATACCAAATTGTCTCCAGCGTCTCATGCTCATAATTCCACATCGGTTGAGTACTGCCCAATCTCCTGATTCAAGGTAGCTACCACTACACCACAATTTTGACGGCAGCTGCACTAGCTTTGGCTCGTTCTCTAGCTTCGTCGGTTGTTGTCCCTAAAGCTAAAGCAACACCCATGCGTCGCTGGCGATGACACAAAGGCTTGCCAAAAATACGAATCTTGCTGGTAGGCACTTGTAAAGCGGTATCCACGCCGACGTAGCGAGGAGCATCACCTGCTTCGGACGCTAAAATCACGGCGGAAGCTCCTGGTCGAATCAGTTCAATTTCGCCAATCGGCAGTCCTGCGATCGCCCGGACATGCAGCTCAAACTCTGACATATTCTGGCTAATCATCGTCACCATACCTGTATCGTGGGGGCGAGGGCTGACTTCACTGAAATAAACCGTTTGCGCTCCCGCTGGATCACCTTGAATAAACAGCTCCACCCCAAAAAGGCCCCAGCCTCCTAGGGCTTCGGTAATTTGACGACCGATGGCATGACACTGCTCTAGTGTCTCTGGGTTCAACGGGCAAGGTTGCCAAGACTCTCGATAGTCGCCATCTACCTGAATGTGCCCAATGGGGGGACAAAAATGAGTGCCATCGACCGCGCGCACCGTCAGCAGTGTGATTTCGGTGTGGAACTCAACAAAGCCCTCCACAATGATGCGGCGATTTTGGGCTCTGCCTCCCGACTGGGCGTATTGCCAAGCGGCATCAATTTCAGCCTCAGTTCGGACAATACTTTGCCCCTTCCCCGAAGAACTCATGACAGGTTTGACGACACAAGGGAGCCCCAGTTCCGCGATCGCCTGCTGATATTCCGCCTCGCTATCTGCAAAACGATAAGGCGAAGTCTTTAATCTCAGCTCCTCAGCCGCTAACCGCCGAATGCCTTCACGATTCATGGTCAAGTTTGTGGCTCGTGCGGTGGGAATCACGCGCCAGCCTTCCTGCTCTAGCTCTACCAGGGTTGCAGTGGCGATCGCTTCCACTTCGGGCACAATCCAATCTGGCTTTTCCCGCTCAATTAAGTGCCGCAACTTCGCACCGTCTAGCATATCCACTTCATGCGATCGATGCGCTATCTGCATCGCGGGGGCATTGGCATAGAAATCAACCGCAATCACCTCCAGCCCCAACCGCATCGCCTCGATCGCCACTTCTTTGCCCAACTCTCCAGAGCCTAGCAGCATGAGGCGTCGCCCACTTGAGGTTAACGGGGTTCCCCAGGCTTGGCCTTCCTGGCGTGATGGCACAGCATTCATAATTTAACCGTCTGTATTTTTCTCTTTTTTATATATACTTTCAAGCAGCCCTTCTGCGGAGGTAGGTGCTCAGGAGTGACGCAACGCTTTTTCGCTTCCTACATAGCCAAAGAAGGACATTGTGTAGCTTGTCGGGAACAATTAACCCTAAGATAAGCGTCACACCAGTGATTTGCTAAAGGGGAAAACACCTATTTCGTCGATAGGTTACCCCAAATTTCGGGTGCGCTTGTTTGCAGTATGAATCCTTCCTCACCGTAGCGGATTACCTCAATTTTTGAAGAGGTGTACGCAATTTTCACAATTGTGTGTAATATCGCTGGTAAGTTGAGTTGGATTGAGATCAACAGGAGAGAGTTGCCCCTTCGCTCAGTTCCCCAAAAACAAACTTTTTGGCAAGTTCAAATTGAGCTTATTGGGGATAAAAAGCTAGAAACATTAGGAAAGGAAAACAACTGTTTTCTTCCCTTTGTCAAATAGTATTGCTTTAGCTGATGTTTTCTGCCGAAGACACAAGCCGCAATCTATTGGCAGCTCGCTTTTTGTTGATGATATTTTTTAAGGTTTGTATCCTTCTAAGCAGCATGGTAATTCTGCAATAAATTAGTTACCATACATCGGCATCCATCTCACTGTAGCCATTGTCTCTGGCCTCACCTAACTAACTAAACTGATACGACTGAGTGGATAAATGCTGTGGTTAACACATTGAAAGGTCTATTTTCAAAGCGTACGAAAGGGGTTGGTATAGAGATCACCCCCGAACGAGTTAATATTGCCCAAGTGCGAAAGCAGGGACAGGCATTCAAATTAGTCACTCTGTCT
Proteins encoded in this window:
- the purT gene encoding formate-dependent phosphoribosylglycinamide formyltransferase, producing the protein MNAVPSRQEGQAWGTPLTSSGRRLMLLGSGELGKEVAIEAMRLGLEVIAVDFYANAPAMQIAHRSHEVDMLDGAKLRHLIEREKPDWIVPEVEAIATATLVELEQEGWRVIPTARATNLTMNREGIRRLAAEELRLKTSPYRFADSEAEYQQAIAELGLPCVVKPVMSSSGKGQSIVRTEAEIDAAWQYAQSGGRAQNRRIIVEGFVEFHTEITLLTVRAVDGTHFCPPIGHIQVDGDYRESWQPCPLNPETLEQCHAIGRQITEALGGWGLFGVELFIQGDPAGAQTVYFSEVSPRPHDTGMVTMISQNMSEFELHVRAIAGLPIGEIELIRPGASAVILASEAGDAPRYVGVDTALQVPTSKIRIFGKPLCHRQRRMGVALALGTTTDEARERAKASAAAVKIVV